One Elaeis guineensis isolate ETL-2024a chromosome 10, EG11, whole genome shotgun sequence genomic window carries:
- the LOC105052425 gene encoding uncharacterized protein isoform X1 has product MKPSSPCPILIPSSSMAGSGQRQQGLYASEVALSSPTSAGKSLIWPTAVALMVIPPPVRPPRIINYLKPYVLKMHFTNKFVNAQVVHTPTATVACSASSQEKLLRPSMESTRDVAAAAKIGKILGERLLLKGIPAISVFLKREQKYHGKVKAIIDSMRDAGVKLL; this is encoded by the exons ATGAAGCCTTCTTCACCCTGTCCGATTCTGATTCCTTCTTCTTCCATGGCGGGCAGCGGGCAGCGGCAGCAAGGTCTCTATGCCTCTGAGGTCGCTCTTAGCTCCCCCACCTCCGCTGGCAAATCCCTCATCTG GCCAACGGCTGTAGCCCTGATGGTTATTCCTCCACCTGTTAGGCCACCCAGAATCATCAATTACTTAAAACCTTATGTGCTGAAAATGCACTTCACAAACAAATTTGTGAATGCCCAGGTGGTCCACACTCCGACGGCCACAGTGGCCTGCTCTGCTAGCTCTCAGGAGAAGTTGCTGCGGCCGAGCATGGAGTCCACCCGAGATGTTGCAGCCGCTGCTAAGATTGGGAAGATTCTCGGTGAGCGGCTCCTGCTCAAGGGGATCCCTGCCATTTCTGTGTTCTTAAAGAGGGAGCAGAAGTACCATGGAAAAGTGAAGGCAATAATAGATTCCATGAGAGATGCTGGCGTGAAGCTGCTGTGA
- the LOC105052425 gene encoding uncharacterized protein isoform X2, which translates to MVIPPPVRPPRIINYLKPYVLKMHFTNKFVNAQVVHTPTATVACSASSQEKLLRPSMESTRDVAAAAKIGKILGERLLLKGIPAISVFLKREQKYHGKVKAIIDSMRDAGVKLL; encoded by the coding sequence ATGGTTATTCCTCCACCTGTTAGGCCACCCAGAATCATCAATTACTTAAAACCTTATGTGCTGAAAATGCACTTCACAAACAAATTTGTGAATGCCCAGGTGGTCCACACTCCGACGGCCACAGTGGCCTGCTCTGCTAGCTCTCAGGAGAAGTTGCTGCGGCCGAGCATGGAGTCCACCCGAGATGTTGCAGCCGCTGCTAAGATTGGGAAGATTCTCGGTGAGCGGCTCCTGCTCAAGGGGATCCCTGCCATTTCTGTGTTCTTAAAGAGGGAGCAGAAGTACCATGGAAAAGTGAAGGCAATAATAGATTCCATGAGAGATGCTGGCGTGAAGCTGCTGTGA